One genomic segment of Phycisphaerales bacterium AB-hyl4 includes these proteins:
- a CDS encoding ABC transporter ATP-binding protein, giving the protein MSEMAKDLILQVKHLRKAFPIRRGLLRREVDAFTAVDDVSFTIRRGTTLGLVGESGCGKTTTSRMILRAIDPSDGEILFRRPAGDVVDIAALSADKLKPLRSEIQMIFQSPYTSLNPRMPVMELIGEPLKSHGWKRRDREDRVYELMQLVGLDPRHAQRFPHAFSGGQRQRIGIARALALEPSLIVADEPVSALDVSVQAQVLNLLKELRERLGLTFLFVSHDLSVVRYLCDEVAVMYKGRIVEWANTQALYEQPRHPYTHTLLKAAPAPNPRVPWVDPAEDAKANKPNAPSASSDQTDNEAVGCPFAPRCPHATALCREKQPLLEDQQDNPRSPHYAACHHAGELTLAGVAHAKA; this is encoded by the coding sequence ATGAGTGAGATGGCCAAAGATCTGATCCTGCAGGTGAAGCATCTGCGTAAGGCGTTTCCCATCCGGCGCGGGTTGCTGCGTCGTGAAGTCGATGCGTTCACCGCGGTGGACGATGTGAGCTTCACGATCCGGCGCGGCACGACCCTCGGGCTGGTGGGTGAAAGCGGCTGTGGGAAAACGACCACCAGCCGTATGATCCTGCGGGCGATTGACCCGAGTGATGGCGAGATTCTCTTCCGTCGACCTGCGGGCGACGTTGTTGATATCGCGGCGCTGTCGGCTGACAAACTCAAGCCGTTACGCAGCGAAATCCAGATGATCTTTCAAAGTCCTTACACCTCGCTCAACCCGCGCATGCCGGTGATGGAGTTGATCGGCGAGCCATTGAAGTCGCACGGCTGGAAGCGTCGGGATCGCGAAGATCGCGTGTATGAACTGATGCAACTGGTCGGCCTCGATCCGCGCCACGCCCAGCGATTTCCGCATGCCTTCTCCGGCGGCCAGCGCCAGCGCATCGGCATCGCCCGCGCACTGGCGCTCGAGCCGTCTCTCATCGTCGCTGACGAACCTGTTTCCGCGCTCGACGTGTCGGTTCAGGCACAGGTGCTCAACCTGCTCAAAGAACTGCGCGAACGGCTGGGGCTTACGTTCCTCTTCGTCTCGCATGATTTGAGCGTCGTTCGCTACCTCTGCGACGAGGTGGCGGTGATGTACAAGGGGCGCATCGTCGAATGGGCCAATACGCAGGCTCTGTACGAACAGCCGAGGCACCCTTACACCCACACGCTGCTCAAGGCAGCGCCGGCTCCGAACCCGCGCGTGCCATGGGTGGACCCGGCGGAGGACGCGAAAGCAAACAAGCCGAACGCTCCCTCGGCATCAAGCGATCAGACTGACAACGAAGCGGTCGGCTGTCCCTTCGCGCCGCGCTGCCCTCACGCCACCGCCCTCTGCCGTGAGAAGCAACCGCTTCTGGAAGATCAACAAGACAACCCTCGCTCCCCCCATTACGCGGCATGCCATCACGCTGGCGAACTGACCCTGGCGGGCGTGGCCCACGCGAAGGCATGA
- a CDS encoding amidohydrolase, giving the protein MIIDTHTHFYDPFRPQGVPWPTRDDRVLYRRVMPENFRTAAAPSGIGATIVIEASPWAEDNHWLLELARTEPLILGVVGSVNPDNPASASQLSRLADDRRFRGVRLSLPKADPVAALATPSYQRVLKQLADARLTLDLLVKQPAAGLFDELRKHPDLRIVLDHVAVAPDADGRPAPAWARWLGEVGQLPNVYCKLSGFLESASQRYASVPTDADFYREVFDTMLGRLGPARLLYASNWPVIDRVSSYDVHARILLAWADGLGEDTRERVLCRNAVDAYGPLPGLADEEPGGLMSSA; this is encoded by the coding sequence ATGATCATTGATACGCATACGCATTTTTACGATCCGTTTCGGCCGCAAGGCGTCCCCTGGCCGACGCGCGATGATCGCGTGCTGTATCGGCGTGTCATGCCCGAAAATTTCCGCACCGCCGCAGCACCAAGCGGCATCGGCGCGACGATTGTGATTGAAGCGAGTCCCTGGGCGGAAGACAATCACTGGCTTCTGGAACTGGCGCGGACGGAGCCGTTGATCCTCGGCGTGGTCGGATCGGTCAACCCGGATAATCCAGCGTCTGCTTCGCAGCTTTCGCGTTTGGCTGACGACCGACGGTTCCGTGGCGTGCGATTGAGTTTGCCCAAGGCGGACCCTGTCGCTGCGCTGGCGACGCCGAGTTATCAGCGCGTGCTGAAACAGTTGGCGGATGCGCGGTTGACGCTGGATTTGCTTGTAAAGCAACCCGCAGCAGGGCTGTTTGATGAATTGCGCAAGCATCCCGACCTTCGCATCGTGCTGGACCATGTCGCGGTCGCGCCCGATGCGGATGGGCGTCCCGCCCCGGCCTGGGCGAGGTGGCTTGGTGAGGTCGGCCAACTTCCGAATGTGTACTGCAAGCTTTCCGGGTTTCTCGAAAGCGCTTCGCAGCGATATGCCTCCGTTCCGACGGATGCCGACTTCTACCGCGAGGTGTTCGACACGATGCTCGGTCGGCTAGGGCCTGCTCGATTGCTTTACGCGTCCAATTGGCCGGTGATCGACCGGGTTTCATCGTATGACGTGCATGCCCGTATTCTTCTTGCGTGGGCAGACGGGCTGGGCGAAGACACGCGCGAACGGGTTCTTTGCCGCAACGCCGTGGATGCGTATGGCCCATTGCCGGGGCTTGCAGACGAGGAGCCCGGGGGTCTGATGAGTTCGGCATGA